The following proteins come from a genomic window of Vallitaleaceae bacterium 9-2:
- a CDS encoding ABC transporter permease subunit, with the protein MSNSVIDRIKKTDWQLIILLLPGLIWLVMFAYIPMAGLKMAFYNYNAFAGFDGSVFVGLKNFQQLFQGQDFLRAFKNTLQIGVLQLIICFPFSIFLAILVTEMRSKFLPKITQTVTFLPYFVSTVVACGIVISFLSPSTGIINLLLNKLGHESIYFMVDPKYFKGIYVTMMLWKTAGFNAVVYIAALMGIDPSLYEAADVEGATRMQKIRKITLPCIAPTISVMLILELGRIMKVGYESILLLYQPSTYSTADVIGTYTYRLGIVQNNFGLSTAAGLFESVIALIMVIAANRISKKLSESSIW; encoded by the coding sequence TTGTCAAATAGTGTAATAGATAGAATAAAAAAGACGGATTGGCAACTGATAATATTATTATTGCCAGGTCTTATATGGCTGGTTATGTTTGCGTATATACCCATGGCAGGATTAAAAATGGCATTTTACAATTATAATGCATTTGCCGGATTTGATGGAAGTGTGTTTGTGGGACTAAAAAATTTCCAACAGTTGTTTCAAGGTCAAGATTTTTTGAGAGCATTTAAAAATACCTTACAAATTGGAGTGTTACAACTAATCATATGTTTTCCATTCTCAATATTTTTGGCGATTTTAGTTACAGAAATGCGAAGTAAGTTTTTACCAAAGATAACACAAACAGTTACGTTTTTACCTTATTTTGTATCTACTGTTGTCGCTTGTGGAATTGTCATAAGCTTTTTATCACCAAGTACCGGAATTATAAATTTATTATTAAACAAACTAGGGCATGAATCAATTTATTTTATGGTCGATCCTAAATATTTTAAAGGTATCTATGTTACCATGATGCTTTGGAAAACGGCGGGATTTAATGCTGTGGTATATATTGCAGCCCTGATGGGAATTGATCCTAGTCTTTATGAGGCAGCAGATGTGGAAGGGGCAACCCGAATGCAAAAAATAAGGAAAATTACCTTGCCTTGTATTGCACCAACGATATCTGTAATGTTAATTTTAGAGCTGGGTAGAATAATGAAAGTCGGATATGAATCCATACTTTTGTTATATCAACCGTCAACATATTCAACAGCAGATGTTATAGGAACGTATACCTACCGATTAGGTATAGTACAAAATAATTTTGGGTTATCAACGGCTGCGGGATTATTTGAGTCCGTAATTGCGTTAATAATGGTTATTGCAGCAAACCGAATATCAAAAAAATTATCAGAATCATCAATATGGTAG
- a CDS encoding carbohydrate ABC transporter permease, with translation MKRKKRKKIKIRQSDMIYTIITRLLGIIIVFLFFFPLWYIVIASFSRPYYVINGDVILWFKEFTLGAYQQAFQAKGIWRGYGNSVFITVFGTVTNMIFTTTLAFALSRKELPFRKFFNFFTVFTMLFTAGMIPLYRTLMNYNLIDTYWGNIIAFGINTFNVIILRSFFEQIPNDYFEAARIDGAGTFRTFFKIVLPLSKASLATVTLFYAVSRWNGYFWSSIILKSESKQPLQVLLKKLLVEQTDLMDLAQPVTSASLYAPTTIAYAIIVISILPMILIFPYIQKYFKTGVNLGGVKG, from the coding sequence TTGAAGAGAAAAAAAAGAAAAAAGATTAAGATAAGACAAAGTGATATGATTTATACTATAATAACTAGACTACTGGGAATAATCATTGTGTTTTTATTCTTCTTTCCACTATGGTATATAGTTATTGCATCCTTTAGTAGACCCTATTATGTTATCAATGGGGATGTTATTTTATGGTTTAAGGAGTTTACGCTTGGTGCATATCAACAAGCTTTCCAAGCTAAAGGTATTTGGCGAGGCTATGGAAACAGTGTGTTTATTACAGTATTTGGTACAGTAACCAATATGATCTTTACAACAACACTTGCTTTTGCTTTATCAAGAAAAGAGCTACCCTTTAGAAAGTTTTTTAACTTTTTCACAGTATTTACTATGTTGTTTACTGCTGGGATGATTCCATTATATCGAACACTCATGAACTACAATCTTATAGATACTTATTGGGGAAATATTATTGCTTTTGGAATCAATACATTCAACGTGATTATTTTAAGAAGTTTCTTTGAACAAATACCAAATGATTACTTTGAAGCGGCAAGAATAGATGGTGCAGGAACGTTTAGAACTTTTTTTAAAATTGTATTGCCGTTATCAAAAGCTTCATTAGCTACAGTTACTTTATTTTATGCGGTTAGTCGATGGAACGGGTACTTTTGGTCATCCATTATTTTAAAATCAGAGTCCAAGCAACCCCTACAAGTACTTTTAAAGAAACTCTTAGTTGAGCAAACAGATTTAATGGACTTAGCACAGCCGGTAACATCAGCTTCATTATATGCACCAACAACGATAGCATATGCAATCATTGTTATTTCTATATTACCAATGATTTTAATATTCCCATATATTCAAAAATATTTTAAAACGGGAGTTAATCTTGGTGGCGTCAAGGGATAG
- a CDS encoding AraC family transcriptional regulator yields the protein MQKVLITRYKYRNIIVLLLFSLILTIIFTFTIYNLININNSNRKIVTAESQVQIKNFEISLNLSRQLVNSVRYTLEAERWAESADFSYEMHSLIKFMELVNKQLSVLTTGECYIGAWKLNSENPSIFYNGATISEEKLFEDVLGIEYALKEDVISKLKKTGEHILFFDETQIHNSFIKLYYQQYSGGEIIYFTLIPYKVLNIDDALWYLKYNNRLIGTSDIELYQNNIDDNRSQTFQKITYSENSGHGFQYTYVKESMALYFLVFVISIVIIISGIILFLILKIMSIVYEPINRIVNDDSKSIDEIKLFQESIVEVNFLNSKLESIKNDISAKTQERKYFNLLIGLREDIDYNIDQFCVSILEFDNFENSDNVFYIKNDLQAYASKDDNIIYIHLDKSRILFIHKVMTYSEAEKQLTHLLHSYVANVNIKIALTDVYDSINQLPIAYEFANKILNFKYHFQEKDIILFSDISNIIDDEYNFSVNVEYTLIHKVLNADKTAIDIFDKFLRENMKNQSVSSSTTEKYILTLINMVNRIFAELKISSLDLIGYEISFTEWQCMRDNPNIINIIRNTLIDIISSLSEKNTSGNLESAEKILDYIHKNYMKDIMLVDINTEFGLSPQRVHTIFKEELNTNFKTYLNEYRINIAQQLQREDKSIKTTELSELVGFNSSTSFIRVYKKHVGLSPQEYQKSLK from the coding sequence ATGCAAAAGGTACTGATTACCAGATATAAGTACAGAAATATAATCGTACTATTATTATTTTCATTAATTCTTACAATTATTTTCACATTTACAATATACAACTTAATAAATATAAATAATTCCAATCGGAAAATAGTTACGGCAGAAAGTCAAGTTCAAATCAAAAATTTTGAAATATCGTTGAATCTTTCTAGGCAACTTGTCAACTCTGTCAGATACACGCTAGAGGCAGAAAGATGGGCTGAATCCGCTGATTTTTCGTATGAGATGCATTCATTAATAAAATTTATGGAATTAGTGAATAAGCAGCTAAGTGTTTTGACAACGGGAGAATGCTATATAGGTGCTTGGAAATTGAACAGTGAAAATCCATCTATTTTTTATAATGGAGCAACCATTAGTGAAGAAAAATTGTTTGAGGATGTTCTTGGTATTGAATACGCCTTAAAAGAAGATGTGATTTCAAAATTAAAAAAAACAGGCGAGCATATTCTGTTTTTTGATGAAACCCAAATACATAATAGCTTTATAAAATTATATTATCAGCAATACTCTGGAGGAGAAATTATATATTTCACCTTGATACCCTATAAAGTCTTAAATATAGATGATGCATTGTGGTATCTAAAATATAATAATAGACTTATTGGCACTAGTGATATCGAGCTATACCAAAATAATATTGATGATAATAGGTCGCAGACATTTCAAAAAATAACGTATAGTGAAAATTCAGGACATGGATTTCAGTATACATATGTAAAAGAAAGTATGGCACTTTATTTTCTCGTTTTTGTTATTTCCATCGTTATCATCATAAGCGGAATTATCCTTTTTTTAATCTTGAAGATTATGTCTATTGTATATGAGCCGATTAATCGTATAGTTAATGACGATAGCAAAAGCATAGATGAGATAAAATTATTTCAAGAAAGTATAGTAGAAGTTAATTTCTTAAATAGTAAGCTAGAATCTATAAAAAATGATATTAGCGCAAAAACACAAGAGAGAAAGTATTTTAATTTACTTATTGGCCTTAGAGAAGATATTGATTATAATATTGATCAGTTTTGTGTAAGCATTTTAGAATTTGATAATTTTGAAAATAGTGATAATGTATTTTATATAAAAAATGATCTTCAAGCATATGCAAGTAAAGATGATAATATTATTTATATTCATTTAGATAAGTCGCGTATATTGTTTATACATAAAGTGATGACTTATTCTGAGGCAGAAAAGCAACTTACGCATTTATTACATAGTTATGTTGCGAATGTAAATATTAAGATTGCGCTTACAGACGTCTATGATTCAATTAATCAATTGCCTATTGCGTACGAGTTTGCAAACAAAATCTTAAATTTTAAATACCATTTCCAGGAAAAGGATATTATTTTATTTAGTGATATTTCAAATATTATAGATGATGAATATAATTTTTCGGTTAACGTTGAATATACTTTAATCCATAAAGTGCTAAATGCGGATAAAACAGCAATTGATATTTTTGATAAATTTTTGCGGGAAAATATGAAGAACCAGAGTGTCTCAAGTAGCACAACGGAAAAGTATATATTGACACTTATAAATATGGTAAATAGGATATTTGCAGAATTAAAAATCTCTTCCTTAGATTTAATAGGTTATGAGATTTCTTTTACAGAATGGCAATGCATGAGAGATAATCCGAATATCATTAATATTATTCGCAATACACTTATTGATATAATCTCTAGTTTATCAGAGAAGAACACATCGGGAAATTTAGAAAGTGCTGAGAAAATATTGGATTATATCCATAAAAATTATATGAAAGATATAATGCTGGTTGATATAAATACGGAATTTGGATTATCTCCACAAAGAGTTCATACGATTTTTAAAGAGGAATTAAATACGAACTTTAAAACATATCTCAATGAATATAGAATTAATATAGCGCAACAACTTCAAAGAGAAGATAAAAGTATCAAGACGACAGAGTTATCGGAGTTAGTTGGTTTTAACAGTTCCACAAGTTTCATAAGAGTGTACAAAAAACACGTAGGCTTATCACCACAGGAGTACCAAAAAAGCCTCAAATAA